The Sphingobacterium lactis sequence AGCTTTTAGTTTTTGTTCTACGGTTTGTTCCATTAACTGTAGTATTTATTAGATATATTGTAACTAACTATTTATCAGCGATATTACACACTGCTCGGTATGTTTAAATGTCCGATTTAAACGGTTTAATGCAGCTAAATTACTGAAATAAACCCAAATGAGACATTAACAGCATGCAAAGATACTATTTTTTCCTCAAAACTTTTTCCTTATAATTTGGAACGCAACACATGAAATTCACTTTTGGCGAAAGAACTGAATTAACCTATTGATTATTAGCACGATAATAACGAAAGAGCTATCATGGATATATTTATTCCCGACCTTTCCCCTACTGGTTGGAGAAAATGATCGGGAATATGAAAAATGTAGCATTTAGGTATTAATTTCCTATTTCAGCATAGGTCAGCACAACCTTTACCAGTGCATCAGCTGGAGCAGTACGGTTACCGGATCCTTTAAATTCCGCAAAGAGCCCTATCCTGCCGACCGAGTAGTTCGCCGAAAAGCTGTACTGTCCAAAATAAGAAGGAATAATTTCATAGAACTTCGGATTATCATCGAAAGAAAGCGCCATGTTTACATAGCCGTCTTCAAAGATCGCTTCATCCAATTCTTTGATGTCAATATTGACAAAGTAAAACCCGTTTTCCGAATCATATTCCCAGTTTGCGGACTTCACCTGGTACACATAGCTTGCGCTTTCGGATTTGCCGCGGAGAGAAATGGCTTTTCCCCAATCACCCTTATTCCGTGGACCATAGAAATCCATATTGGTCAAGTTGATGTAGAAATCTCCATCCCTACCATCCTTGATTGTTGGAGCACCATATCCACTTAAGATTGTGTTCCCATCGGTTCCATCAATACCGTCCTTACCATCCGTTCCGTTTGTCCCATTGGCTCCGCCGGTCAGGCTAATGCCTGTTCCCCATTGTCCATTGGATTGTTTTGGCCCAAAAAGTTTCTTGCTGGTCAGGTTGATGTAGAAATCACCAACATTTCCGATCGCTGAAGTGGGGTCGGTCGTTCCGCTGTGTGTCTTTGTCCCGTCCTTTCCATCCTTACCGTCTTCCCCAGGCACACCCTGAGTACCTTCAGGTCCCTGCGCACCGGGATCTCCATCCTTACCGCAGGAAATGAAAAAGGAAAGCAGCAGCAAAAAGCCGAGCTTGCGAAATAAAAATTTCATGTTCATCATGTTAATTGGTTTTAATGAATAAAAAATAGAAAATTATTGTTGTTTTATTTTAAGGCAACAACACATTGCCTCTCCTTTGACGCAAGAAATGGGAAAAAGTAAAACTCAATATTAAAATTTTTATCTTTTTTTTTATGGGCTGGCGTCGGAATACCGGGTAGTACACACAACGATTGCCCAATACACCCTCCATTCAAATGGGATTTAAAGGTGCATTGGGCAATAGATGGGCAAATTAATTTTATTATGCCCTGAATAGCATAGCAGGTTCTTCCCTAGCTAAAATAGTGTATTGGATTGGTTTCGACCTCCGTCAGCAACACTGCGGCATGGGCAAACTTTTTCTGGATAATATCCAGCAAAAGTTCCTGCGTAAACTGTTCACTTTCGAAATGACCGATATCGGCAATGATCAATTGACCTTCCGCATCGAAGAATTCATGGTATTTGTAGTCGGCCGTAATAAAGATGTCCGCTCCGGAGCGTTTTGCGTCGCCGAGTAGAAATCCTCCAGCTCCACCACAGACCGCTACGCGGCTAATGGGTTTCCCCAAAGTTTCGGTATGGCGGATCACCTGCAGGTTCATCCTGTTTTTTAGATACCGTAGGAATTCCCGTTCCTCCATCGGTTCGATCAGGTTTCCGATAACCCCCGAACCGACATACGTATGTGGGTTCTCGATAGCGACGATGTGGTAGGCCACTTCTTCATAAGGGTGGCTGGCCAACATGGATACGAGTATCTTCCGTTCCAATTGTGCGGGGTAGATCACTTCGATCTTTGTTTCCTCCACACGTTCCTGCTCGCCCACCTTTCCGATTGCCGGGTCAGCGCCCTCCAAAGGACGGAATGTGCCATATCCCGCGGTGTTATAGCTGCATTCATCGTAATCGCCGATAGCACCGGCACCCGCTTCGAAAAGCGCAGCTCGAACATCCTCAACATTCGCACGTGGAACATAGACCACGAGTTTCTTCAGCAATCCCGCCTTTGGGCGCAGGATCGCCTGATCGACCAGGTCCAATCGCTCGGCCATCTTCGAACTAACACCCCCCAGCACATTGTCCAGGTTGGTGTGGATGGCGTATAGGGCAATGTTATGTTTTATCGCCTTGATCACCACGCGTTCCACATAATTCTTACCCGTAAACTTCTTCAGACCTGAAAATACGATCGGGTGATGGGAAACGATCAGGTTACAGCCTTTGGCGATCGCATCATCGACCACAGCTTCCGTACAATCCAGGGAAACCAATATTTTCTGAACTTCTTCCTGCGCGTCACCAACAATGAGTCCCGAATTATCATAACTTTCCTGGTAGGTCAATGGAGCGACCTCCTCCAGGTATTGGATTACTTCTTTAATCTTCATGTTTATCTTCGTTTTCACGGCGTGCTTCCTGCCACTTGTTATGCTCCAAGAGCAGCACACGGTATTGATTGATCTTGAACCAGTAGGAAATAAAATAGACGAAGCAGACGATCATCGCCAGCATCCGGATAAAAGGCGGAAAGGGCAGATGAAAGACCAGGTAGGACCAGGCATAGATCATACCGGCGTTGTAGCCTGGATTTTCTTCCACGGCGATCTTGCGATCGAAAAACTCATTGTTCAGGGAATAGGATAAACGCCTAGCCACTTCGAAATTCCAATAGATATTGAAAAAAGGCAGCAGGAGGAACCAGGACTGACTGGGCAGAATCGCTTGGTTTTCCTTGGCAATCAAACGTAAGGTGTTTCGGACTGTGTTTGCAAATAGTGCCCACACGATCAGCATGACAACCCCAAAAAATATACTTAATCGCTCTATCTCGGCCGCCAGTTCCGGCGTCATAACATCATTCATCTCCGTACTATTTCGCTGTCAATAATATCTGAACCAGTTCTTTTAAATGTTTTATTTGGGGGTTATGATCTGCTTCCATTCCAACAACCTGGAAATTGTGTTTCTGGGCGCGTGTCGAAAAGAAGTAGAAAGGATCCTTTTCCTTGCCACCCAACGCACTTTCATACGTAAG is a genomic window containing:
- a CDS encoding collagen-like protein, which gives rise to MKFLFRKLGFLLLLSFFISCGKDGDPGAQGPEGTQGVPGEDGKDGKDGTKTHSGTTDPTSAIGNVGDFYINLTSKKLFGPKQSNGQWGTGISLTGGANGTNGTDGKDGIDGTDGNTILSGYGAPTIKDGRDGDFYINLTNMDFYGPRNKGDWGKAISLRGKSESASYVYQVKSANWEYDSENGFYFVNIDIKELDEAIFEDGYVNMALSFDDNPKFYEIIPSYFGQYSFSANYSVGRIGLFAEFKGSGNRTAPADALVKVVLTYAEIGN
- a CDS encoding Nif3-like dinuclear metal center hexameric protein; this encodes MKIKEVIQYLEEVAPLTYQESYDNSGLIVGDAQEEVQKILVSLDCTEAVVDDAIAKGCNLIVSHHPIVFSGLKKFTGKNYVERVVIKAIKHNIALYAIHTNLDNVLGGVSSKMAERLDLVDQAILRPKAGLLKKLVVYVPRANVEDVRAALFEAGAGAIGDYDECSYNTAGYGTFRPLEGADPAIGKVGEQERVEETKIEVIYPAQLERKILVSMLASHPYEEVAYHIVAIENPHTYVGSGVIGNLIEPMEEREFLRYLKNRMNLQVIRHTETLGKPISRVAVCGGAGGFLLGDAKRSGADIFITADYKYHEFFDAEGQLIIADIGHFESEQFTQELLLDIIQKKFAHAAVLLTEVETNPIHYFS